The following is a genomic window from Elaeis guineensis isolate ETL-2024a chromosome 10, EG11, whole genome shotgun sequence.
AACTTGATGCTCAAGCAAAAACACCTTGACTCTTTGAAAATAGCTATTTAAATCATTTATTATTTGTATTTACGAAATATATCAGCTGCATGTGGCAGTAACACTTAAAATAATTATAGGCAAAGGCCTCTGTACTTGTATAAATGCATCTTTTGTGAATCCAAAGCAGAAGCAATTCTATGCGTCCACATCCTATGCAAATCCATTTGGCTCTCTTTATGATTAAGAAACTTCACCTCAATTTTCTACTAGTTCTGCCAGTCAAgatgcatgatttttttgaagatATAGGCAATGGCACAAAATTAATAGCAGCTTACTGAACCTTTTTCCTTTCCCTTTTTTTCCTGTGATAACATTTTTGTTTAGTGGGCAAATATGATCTATAACATGTGCAGCCGGCATCCACCACCTTTGCCTATTGAGAAGGTAAGGAAACCATACCAATCAGAGTTAATCAGACATGGTGCAATAATTCCACCAGATGCAGGGTCTTCGGAGGTTCCAAAGTTTAAGGTAGCAACATGTATGCCAGGAGTAGTCCCAAAAATGAAGCAAAATGGTAGGGAATCACTTGACACAACCCCTAAAatctcttttattttctataaaccAATTGTCCACCATGCAGTCTATACCATGAATTACCACGGTGAGGCAACAAACAGTGTAAAGAAATAATATTATGAAACAAACTGGAGATCCCTAGCATAATGTGAAGGTCTGAATCATCATGCTTTGCTAGCAAACTGCTACGTCAGTCTATCAAAAGAGGTGGACCAACGATATCACTCATCGCGCACTCAAAAAGCTAATTCATAATATGTTTATCATCAAGAGCATGTTTTCAGAACCAAATGAAGAAACATTTATCTCAATATCATGGCCAAAGTGATCCCAGGGTATAATCAACAGAAATAGCAGATACAattacttggattttttttttttttttttccaagggTGCCTGTACCACAAATGATACAATCACTAGTTAAATGAATATTATGGATTTGCCCATAGTTTTCCATGCATTACATCTGGAGTTAATTAAGACAAAACATACATAATAAAAAGCAAACAAAAGATGTGCCAACTAGCAACTTACCGGAGATTAGATAGATGATCATGTTATGTAGCAATTATTGCAAGCACATACATATACCTTATGGACTTCATACAGATTTACAAACTTCAATGCCATGCATATGAATCACAACATGATCATTCATGTTTACGGCATCAACTGATTACAGAAATCAAACGGTTCACAATTCCTAAAATATGCGATGAACTATCCGCTAAATGTAATCAATCTGGATGTTTCCTCTCTGttccaaaaataaataatttgagcattatagccaaaaaaaaaaaggacatgcAACCGAAAGGGTAGAAAAGAAATACCTTCCGAAATAAAAACAAATTTTTTTATGGTTGAGCTAATGCCCTCGAACGCACCCCTACAGAATCAACCGACACTCATAAAATAAAAATGCCCGACCACTTCCAACTCATAAATTCCCACATCAAGCTGGTAACTTTGAAAAACAGCTCTCTAAAATtgaaattaattccataaataaaTCAGGGCATCAGAAGCTAAAAAACAAATCAACATGGATTCCAACTACacaattcaataaaaataaataaataaaagaaagtaTAGCTTCCACATTAAAAACACCATATCTAATAGCGGGAGTAGTAACAGGGGGCCATCAGCTCCTAAGCCTTCTTGGGACTTCCAGCCATTGGAGGGTGACTTGCTTTCTTTGCCATCTTCTTCAGCAGATGATCCAGGTTCAAGTTGAGGAGCAGCCCTCGGTGGGGGATTTGTCACCCCAGGAATAAGCTTCCACAGCTCCTCATCATTCCTCATGACCAGCAGCATATGCCTCGGCATGATCCCGCGCTGTCAACTCTTGAACCAATAACAAGACAATCCGGCTTTGCAAAGAAATGGAACATCAGGGTACTCCAGATATACCACCAGAAAAGGAGGTAGAGGTTTACCTCCACGGCTAGGTACTCAAAGATAGGATAGCAGTGAGGTAGATGGGGGTAATGACAGTGGCCACATGCTGGGAGCATTGGCCCTTCTTGAGGTATCGGCTAATCTGGCCGACCAGGAAATTTAGACTGGTCTCTATAGAATGGGACAGCAACTTATAGttaatcaaaagaaaaagggcGTAGTAAGTAATAATAATGGCCAATTCAGCAAATGTCCAAATACAAGATTTCGAGTTAATATGCAGACCAGGAAAAAGGTTGGTGGCTATATATCCCTAATTATTGGTTTCTTCTAACAATCAAGGATGCATTAACAAACAAAACCATTGAAACGTTTGAGAGAAGAATAGCACTTAACCATCAAGATAAATGTAATAAATTAGAAGATAGAATTCTGTTCTTTTTAACAACACGAAGCATAAACAAAGGCACCTTGCTTCTTTTTAATGCGGACGATATTACTTATTCCTGCTCATATTTTTGAGTTATATTAGCTGGATAAAATGGTAACACAGTTCACAGAATTAGAGGGAAAGCTTTGTAATCTGTGATGTGAAAATGGATATTCTGTGACGCCAGAAAAAGAATCTATACCCTATTCATCTATATCCTAGGCATATTCAATGGTTCCCATAAGATTAATAAACATCACGTCAATAATTGAAGAGATTCTGATAGTTGAAAATTCTGGATGGAGGGAAGGAAGGCATTTTTGAAGACAAAAGTTGCCGCTGAAAATTCATGGCTTGACGATAACGATTTTTGTGAGTGATTATAATGTCCAACATGGGTAACCAGCATCCACTCCTAGCGAGCAGGTTATAGAAACCATATCAGAACAGAGTTCAACAATATGGCAACAGAACTTCCAAAGATGCTAGCAAGATAACATCACCGTACAATAACAATTAGCCCATAAAGTAAATCAGAAGATAACTTCAATGATAAAGAAGCCATAAAACATCTTCCTTTCCATCAACCAATTATCTGCTATACTACGAACAACCAAGGTTGGGAGACAACATTATAATCAAATAACATTATCGATCAAACAAGAGAAACATAACAAAATCAGAAACACTGAATTATCATGCTCTAGTACTAATACAGTGGTCGTAGCGACCTGCACGTCCCTCCAAAGATGCTTTATCACTCATCGATCATCCAAAATGACTTGCTTTATTGCTTGTATTCTAAGTAATTTGGCCTTGGTATTTTGAggtaaatttctttattttatacCAAAATTCCATGGCCAAAATTACTTAGGGTATGAGCAAAAGAAATATCAGCAATAAGTAGCATGCAAATCAATGTTTCAGAGTTCCTGTGATATCACAAACTATGCGGACATCAGTGGCTTGGATAAATGCAAATTTGCAcaagtggatttgaatttttgattgcCAAATTACAGCACTACATGCACAAGACCAAAGACTGCATCCAGAATCGGGAGTAGACCAGAGATTAAAAGAAAACATAAAATGTATCACCTAATAACTCATAGGAGTCAAGACGATCATGTCATACAGTGATCATTACAAGTCATATTCGTGAATATGACTTCCAAACACATCATACAAGACTTCAAGGCATCCACTGACTACGCTAATCAAACAGTTTATAATTCCCATTCAAGTCCCTGTTCACACCATATTATGTGTTGACCTACCAAACGAAAAAAAATCAACAACACAATATACAATGTATTAAAATATGGGTGATTCCCAATCCCCTCTATATTCAAAAGAATCTGACCTGAAGTTTAGCAATTACATCAGGAAGCAAAAGATAACATCAAACTGACGAGGGCAGAATAAAATCAGATACCTTCTGCTTGCTGTCAAACCACGGGTTATGAGAAAGATAACGGCCTGAAACACATCCCCACCACACaaattgcctttttttttttttgaaaaataaatcacCCCGCCGCTCTCCTTTAGTAACAACTTCTAAAATTGATATCCGTTCTCATACAATGCGACGAAAGTCCCCATTCTGGTACAGTATTTCTCCACAAATTGGGGCATCAGACATCAACTAGAAACTCGGAAAGCTACAATCGATTCCAGgaccaaaaatataaaagaaaaaacatgCTCGTCCATAGTAAAACCACAGTTCTTAACATTTTCTGAAAGGAAAGAGAATTAATACAAATCCCTTTTTTCCAGTTTCGTACCCTTCTCCTTACACCACCACCGATACAAACGCAAGAAGAAAACCGCCTAAAAAGGATCACGAAATTGCACACAGAAATACGAAGGTTGGAATAACAACACAAGGATCGTCAGCTCTTAAGCTTTCTTGGGGGACTTGGTGGCCTTGGAGGGCGACTTGGGCTCCTTGCTTGCTGTCTTCTTCGGGAGAAGCACCGGGTTAATGTTGGGCAGAACCCCTCCATGGGCGATGGTCACACCAGCGAGAAGCTTGCCCAGCTCCTCGTCGTTCCTCACCGCCAGAAGCACGTGCCTCGGGATGATCCGATTCTTCTTGTTGTCCCGCGCCGCGTTCCCAGCCAACTCCAGAACCTATGGATCCCACATCGCAAACGGAACAAAATGTCAGGCCACTCCAGATCTACAATCGTATGAAGAGTGAACCGCAAAATGCACAAGGAATTACCTCAGCGGCGAGGTACTCGAGGACGGCGGCGAGGTAGACGGGGGCGCCGGTGCCGACGCGCTGGGAGTAGCGGCCCTTCTTGAGGTAACGACCGATCCGGCCGACCGGGAACTGAAGGCCAGCCTTAACGGACCGGGATACCGGCTTCTTCTTCGGGCCGCCGCCCCTCCGGCCGCCTGCGCCCTTCTTAACCTTTCCCCCGGTCTCCATTTTTCTCTGCCCTTCGGAATTAGGAGTTGGGATATGGAAGCCGGACGATGAGGGGTCCTTTTATCTCTCAAAGTGGAGGGAGGTCCCCTCTTTGGGATCGAGTAGTCTTAGCCGTTGGATTTGCTTCTCATCCACGGCTGAGAGTATCTTTCATGGCGATCCGCGGCAGTCGGGATTCCACCAATCAGAAGAGGGATTTAGGTTTCTAATATTAGAATACTTAGGTAGACATACGGCATGAGAATGAAGTCGAGATTCTCGTCTCTAACCAATGGGCAATCTTGCCGTGTTGGACCCTGCCGTCCGATTGGACGCGAATTCGGGATCTGGAGGGGGGCTATTTTGATCTGTGGTCATATCATGGGGTCCGATATGACAATGATGAGGAGAAAGAAAAATTGAGGAGGAGGTCCCATTGGTGGGACCCACGTGCTGGCACCGAAGACAGAGCAATTTGAAATCGCATAACGTGACGTAGCTGCCAAATATTTTATTCTGATGACAATCCCTTCCATCAATTCTATGAAAGAAGCGGTTACAACAGATGCCAATATCCTAACCGTCCATCTCCATCCCGACCATGCAAATGACAAGACATCGGAAAGCTGTTTGTGCTACTGGCTTTTGCAGTTTTAAATAACGGCATTGTAAGTGTTGACGATGGTTTAAGCGACTTCCATCACAATATTAAGATAaataacgttaaaaaaaaaatagtaaacgtcatttttcattattttgttgCAACATAAATAATATGTTTTCTCCTCATATTTCTAAAtaacaaatattatttttagattttaatttcttttcaaaatgctttccaaaatttatttatggtataaaatatattatttataataaaaagtaaaataataaatattattatttttatgttattgtatgttatttttctcatattaacgaacataattttaataataattttaatatataacttTAAAAAACTATCTTGAGTTAAATAATAGTTGTCATTATTGTCATAATGGTTAATAATAGTTATATATATACACTCACGCATATGTACATACACAcgcgtgtgtgtatatgtatgtatgtatacatatacatatatacatatacatacatatatgtatatatatatgtatatatatatacatatatatatatataggttcggatcaatccaacTGAGTTTTGAAACTTTCCAAAactcaaaatttaaaatataataggaAGAAAAATAATGTATAGAAATTTCAGTATAACAACTTcctaaatgagcacaataaatacaatagaaatacaatacttaaggagaagaagttTTTACTGAACATCCTCAATGAATTGCATACTCGATGACAACTGGAAAGTGGTTagtgagctgattgaatacttctttttctctcttttaggaatttttgaattttttacggatgtgagctttgaatgcttgaaaatttatgattttctacttcaaaagagtatttataatcaccatttgcacttgagaatattttagtgtcagtttagagccgttggatagtgtttaatgcacattaaatgcaccaaaaatgaactgaaaactaaccgttacgTTTGCTCGCAAGAATGAGACATCCCACTGgcaatgggatgtcccatgggatgccccaattggCCAGACAAGaagttcagctttctattttgatctcaggatctcaggggtcatcccaaGTGGATCGTCCCACTGCATGTCATAAGTCAAAATAATGTATGCCAgctacccaatgaaaggggatgacctaGATGGGTCGTCTCATTTTGTTCCAActcaatttttcatatatttaatatccgaaacttaccagaatacttttaaatgctctcaaatagattcaaatcaatttgacatTCTCAAAagcttcaaaaacttctccaacttgcaaaaACTTtaattttggcacacttgatgaagcttttcaaatacaatcttttggactacttgaaatatcataaaaaatatttttcaaagataagaaactcattagtagtcttctcaaatgatttacgattatcaaaatcaaatcttggagcaacaatctatttatttttaggaTGCCATAGGAAGCAAAGAAAGGAGTTAGTAAGGTAAAAGATACTGGGACTTAAAGCTTTTCTAGGAGAAATTCATGTAGGAATTCGAATGGATGAGAGTCAAATGATATGCATGTATGCTTTTACAAAAAATAGTGTAAAGGTTTAGAAGAAATCAAATATGATGCTTGTTATGCAATATTTTGTAAGAATTCATTTGAAAATTTAGATTCTTAAGGTCCTAAAAAGATTTCTAATTCATTCTTATACTTCATATGGGTAATTTCTTAAGTCTAAAAGCTTTTTCTATTTCTTTGCATCTATAGGTTGATTTGGCATAATTAAATCTGTTGTTACCCATATTTTACCATCAGTCcagtatttttgattttttaatatcCTAACTTCACAAAAAATATCTAAATGATTAGCAAGTTTATATTCCTTTTCATCATATTCTTCTATGAGTTTAAATGGATCATTTTTTATTGAATTAGCTATAAATGgatctcattctctttcagagAATTAAGTAAGATGGTAGATTTGAAAGGGATAAATA
Proteins encoded in this region:
- the LOC105032845 gene encoding histone H2A, yielding METGGKVKKGAGGRRGGGPKKKPVSRSVKAGLQFPVGRIGRYLKKGRYSQRVGTGAPVYLAAVLEYLAAEVLELAGNAARDNKKNRIIPRHVLLAVRNDEELGKLLAGVTIAHGGVLPNINPVLLPKKTASKEPKSPSKATKSPKKA